In Cucurbita pepo subsp. pepo cultivar mu-cu-16 chromosome LG10, ASM280686v2, whole genome shotgun sequence, the DNA window TGTTTAATCATTCGGCTTCATGGAAAATTCTTGCTGGTCCTTTAGAAATGCCGTTGTGAGCTCTGTTCCTCATAGATAGAGGTTTCCAATGATTGGAGGAGACTATTGAGCTACAAACGAAATGCCATCTTCCTTTTGAATGTTTGTTTCAGTGAGGAACAAAACGGCCTCAATAGCTACAAAACATCTGTAATGGAAAATTCTTGCTGGTTCTTTAGAAATGCTGTTGTGAGCTCTGATGTTCCTCATAGATAGAGGTTTCCAATGATTGAAGGGGACTATTGAGCTACAAATGAAATGCCATCTTCCTTTTGAATATTCGTTTCAGTGAGGAACAAAACAGCCTCAGTAGTTATCTTACCTATAGCagctttcaaactttttacCAAACGTGAAGTTTATAGCGGGCTTTTAGTGAAGCCACCGCATTAATGCATGAGCTTCCAAACTCCATAGACTTTGAGAGTAATGTTCCTTAAATTTGTCCACCCACCATAGGCTCGGGATAACCTCACTCCTGCCGTGGGTTATCGTGCTTTGTCTCTGTTTGGACATTTCAATATAGCTTTTTGATAATGAGTTTTTTTATAGATGAAACTAGGAATCTAAGTTCACCGCCAATTACTGTGAAAGTGCCTTCTAGTAATCACTATTATCTCTTTTCTAGCAAACCCTTCTCCTTTTCACCTTATCGCTCAGGATGACTGACTACAGTATAAGTCaattcatttctttaatttttatcttagAGTGAGGCCCACTGAAGTTTTCAAAGAACCTGTTAATGTGGCCCACCAACTCCTTCCAGCCTTTTGGTTTTCACTCCAAAGAATAATGATGAACTTGCTTTTCTTGGTTCTGCAAAACTCTTTTTGTAGGTTAGCTAGCCTACCTCCTATTCACTTACATTTACTTGTTAACAGTTTCATTTGTGACCTACAAAGTCTCCTATAACGAACAACCTTTGTGCCCAGTTGTTCAATATCTGCTTGGATCTTGTTGGAGGTAGGATCACATTACCAAACCTCAAGTTGCTTATGAATCTGTGATGTACATGCAAGCTTGATTCCCCTGTACAAATCAAGAAAACCTTATTCCTGGTACATGGATCTCgccaataaaaatttcaatctcAAATGGAGTGTTAGTAATTCTTTCAGGATGATGctaatttaaataatgcaaGATGGAAATATTTGATGACTTCTTTTTTGCCATTTCATCTGCAAAAGTACGTAGCTAGTTTTTTGCTTAGCAACTGATTGTTACCAATCTGTATCCGTTTGCAGACGTTCTTGATCCTCTCATGTTCCATTGCGGTAGGGACCAATCTCAGCCAGTTCATATGCATTGGTAGGTTCACTGCTGTGACATTCCAAGTGCTCGGCCATATGAAGACCATTTTAGTCTTGACGCTAGGATTCATTTTCTTCGGGAAGGAGGGCCTCAACGTACATGTAGTTATTGGTATGATCATTGCAATTCTAGGAATGATCTGGTATGGCAATGCCTCGTCTAAGCCAGGAGGGAAGGAGCGCCGTAGTTTTTCCTCAACGAGCAGCAAGGCATTAAAGCACGCTGGATCAGAATCTTCCGACCCTGATGAAAAGGTCTAGAGTTGAGTAgaatttatagtttttatttatcccCGCAATAATGTccaaggaagaaaaaataaaaggaaatgatatagagaaaagaaaaagaaaaaaaaaaaaaaaaaaaaaaaNAAGAACATTGGATATTTGACTATAGTAGATTCCAGGAGATTCTTGACACGTAATTGGCAGGTCCCTCACTGATTCAAGTTCATTATAgcttttttcccttcttttattCACATTAAAAGGTATGCCATCTTTTGGGAGGATGCAACCTAAGGTTCCCCCTACAAAAAGCTTACAATGTTACAGAGACCACAGTAATCAATAGAAAATAGTATAGATATTTTCTCCCTGCAAGATGTTTCAACCTCCATGTCTTGTCGCTGTTCCAACATGTTCATTGGTTGACAATAGGATGATCAGATTTTATGCTTTGTTGATTGAAGTTTTCTTTCTAGATATGATTACCCCATCCCGATAGCCAAACATTAGTGGACCATTAGTTGCAATCTGACTTGTTTAGAAGATCACCCAGAAATTTATACACGTGAGGAACATACCTTGTTATGTGTTAGGTGGGCTTTAAAGTGGAAAGTTCTAAGCAAATAGATACCTCTTGTTGGTTCAATGACTGTGGTCCCTTTGAAAGGCAGTTTGATCTTCCAATTCTTTAAATGAATAATACCTAGCCTGCTATATGGGCTGCATCTGTTCTTTGCAACCCAGTTCTGTGGCCCTATCACAGTTCACCACATGGCAAActtatccttttctttttttaatagtttggTATTTTTCTCTGTTAGACTGGTTGGGctgcaaaaataaatgggtGCATGCTGCTAAACAGTTGCGTATTGctcttttttcccttctttttttaacacaCACACCTTTGAAACAGAGAACAGTACCTATGAATAGACCTCACTGTGGCAGTTCTTCTCTGGTGAATGATGCTTTTCATGAGATTAGTTAACTTCAGGCCTAATTTGACACTTGTGGTGTTTATTATCCGCGCAGGGCTTAGACAGCATCTGCTGCTCTCTAGGACTTTTCGTTTGCAGATTGGAAaatgctctctctctctctctctctctctctctctctctctctctctctctaacatgTTATTCACAAGAAGATGCCTTATTTCCTATTGTAGCTATGGGTTTTCACCCCCATAAATCTTGGATTTGCTGTGCTcatgattatatatatgtttttttggaGACAAGCTAATGCTTAGGTTGGTTATGTTGCCCAGTGGTTCTTAGCCCTCCCCCTTTTCTGACTGAGTGATTCTTTAAGTCATGGAGAAAAAGACAACAGGAAAAGGTTCATGGATTCACTAAAAAGCTGtagtgagagagaaagttaGGTTCACGCACAGCTGCATCTGGGTCCAAGAATATGTCCCTATGTGCCTAAGATTTGGGTACAAAAAATTTGGACATTATCTACATTCATATTCCTTCCACATCATTATTCATCTCCTTTGCTTCCACAATTATCCCCTTGTTTTCAAAGCTGAAGATAGCTTTCGAGCTTTGAATTGTTTAGGATACTGTTCAATTACTCCTATGCTAATaataagagagagagcgagaggAGCACTTAAACATATTTCAATCAAACAATAATTGACTTAGCACACATCGCTAATATCACATCGTGATAGCGAAATATCactgaaaaaaatcaaatatttcgaATGTTTTCAACTCAGTTCAATTGTTCTTTATTTgcagttttttgttttttagatgAATGATAAAGTGAAtgtgaaaatttgaatctcttaacttttttttattcacgTCTTGATTTTTTAGATCATATTTAGTTTGATTTAGATACGCAACAAATTAACCTAGCCAAAATTTATCTGTCAGATAATATGGTGGATAATGGCCTGTTTAGTTtaagtttcaataattaaaatgcttttttttttttttttttttttttttNTTTCTTCAATTCTGAATAGCAACTTTATGAACCGATTCAAGTTCTTGAGAAGCCATTTGGAACGAATTTTAGGGCTTCATGGGCCAAAATAAACCAAATGTTGAGAGACTCGGACCCGTTTTGGTAAAAGGGTTtgaagatttttattttctttaaaaagaaagtatCAAAATTACTGTAAAcacaattattcaaatttataaaatcgCCAAATTACATAGTAGTTTCCAATAAACAAATGAATATTTTGTCATAATTCTAACTTTGATCgttaaaattacattatttacTTTACGTAGTGGATTATGCTTTTGTGCAACCCATTTAACGTgttcaaaaattaaagagtcttaaaagaaaatacattttttaagataattttttttaaataaaagttggtcacaaaacaattaataaaaccaattgaaaatgtcaattttttcGGCCTTACAGAATGTGTTCCTCATCTTtgttacttaaaaaaaaaattattattattataataaaaaataaaattcttttttgacgatgaattataaaatttaaatttaatgttcgATTAAtggatataattaaatagacTACAATTTAATTGAACTTTTAGAaggaataattaaataaaaaaattaaatgaagaatttaGTGAGAATGTAATCCGAGCGAGAAAGTCATCTTCATTTACATCCTGCATACATTAAAGGATCAATATaactatttttgtttatcCTATGTTAAttcgagtatttttttttctcatgaaTCCATTAATTTTGactattaaaatcaattttaagatatatatatatatatatatatatatagatataatgTTAATACATTATTGATATAAGTGACGCATATGATGTTtattgtaataaataaattgatgtAATTTACTATATAGTTTAAATGCTCAATCAATGAATAGAACATAAGAATCATAGGTAATATATATAGTGTTAATTAATGTCGTTCACAAGTACATCAATAAATTtctcaaaacaaataaatgctTCAGGCCTTTGTAGAATTAGCTCATTAATTACTTTATCATTGccaataaaaacaataatttatagCTTTAGTCtcacaaattttcttatttctattttcgctcctaaaaaaaattaaataatatatcggATTATAATTCCTATCTAAATACTCGAGtaaaagatgaaattgaaatatgtGGTGTGAATGGAGATGGGAAAAGCTTCTAGTCTCgtctcataaaaaaataataataaattaaaaaattaaacttttaaaataaaattaattaagattcattaattttgttagattttctttaaacattcgttataaaaaaaaataaaaaaaataaaaaaaataaactatggTTAATTAAGATTCATTTTTGGCAGAATGAATGATGCAATTGGAAGATAGCTTTGGGTAAATCCTATCCCTAATGTGATCTCTAGACTAACTATGGTTAGCTTGACTCTTATCTCAACCATCAAATCGAGTTAGGTTCCACCTAAgtattttacattaattttcctaaaaaatttacattttttaaaatgtaaattaaaatgaaaaaaaaaaaaaaaacaatttacttcctaaattttaaaatactatttgaattttatttttattttattgtaaaatttataatattacataatcaaaataactaaattaattttcgtgctaaaattaaatttataattctaaaatattgaaacttaaatacaatttaacattttaaattttatagacTCAAAATCGAACAGgaataactaaaaatagaaaatgatggtttttttttttttttttataaaaataataataataataatggtggGTCAAGAAAGACCCAAAAGCGATGGGTCTCGTGTGgctaattgatattttttatttaattattttggttgTTCTATTCATAACTACTTTCTTTCAAAGAAACACCAAAAAGAAACTCAGTCCCACAACCTTTCCCCTTCTCAAtctcttcttcattcattcattcattcactcATAACCTACTTTACTTCATTCTTTCATTATCCTCTCACCCTTATTATATCTCATCATTACTATAACCTTTCTAAATATATCGCTCCTAAATAAGTCGTATTTTGTGAATTCAACTATAAAACAGTTATATCATATTAGTAACAAACTTTTAAATTGAGATTCGAACTGGTTcagatataatatttggagtatatattatttatgaaatatatctgagatattatatcttaatatttttttttatgatttgatttataatatattttattttattctctatatttaattaatttatattttcattgttgATAGATATTAGTTGCTCGCTTATAGATATCAATAAGAACCCACCTTCcgttctaattttatttttatttcttagtGAGAACTTTatgtaaattatataataactttaaaaaatttaatcaataataaaatattataaatatatattttttgaaaaaaaaaagacgagAGGTGGGGTCCACACTATATATGCAGTGGGTCCCAGAAAAGGTCCAATAATTGTATGTATCTGTGTTGTGCACGTGTGGtgttctctctcttcttttccaAGTTTCCTTTTTCAATGTATCGCGTTTAATGCCTTcataaactttttcaaaatctcttttaaatttattattattattattattgctttgcctaaataaataattatttatatatatctatatataatatactctgtatttctcttaatttcacaatatttaaaatacagTAACAGTGACAGGCTGGCCAAGCTGTCGGTGACCCGGCAGTCAAACTAAGCGATGGTAACCCAAACCCTACGTGTCAAATTCACCCACGTCATCACATTGGACATTAGCACGTGTCCTTCGCAGCTCGTGGGTCCCCCTTCCCACAACATCATCATCACCCtcaaaaatcaatttcttttcaattattattaacacacacatatatatatatatatatatatatatatagttatatCCAAACAAATTCTTcgttcaataatttatttacgtCTATTTTTAACCCggctaatttatttaattcaaaaaaataaaattaaaacaaagtaGGGCCCATTTGAAGGAAATAATAGCGCTTGTGGGACCCCATGAATTGATTTTCAgcgaaaattttaaaaaatgtatgatAAATTAAGGTAgctaatttataatatttttttaatattacaaaattatataatcatggATTTATTATAGTGATTATGTtctaataatgaaaataaaaactataggATATATTATAGAATATAAGTTAAATGTAATTGGTCGTATAAAGTTCAGTACATGTACGAGACAGCGAGAGAGAAAACGTGATGAGGCGGAAAGCGAGATTCTTTATGCACACGTGTCAGTTCACGCGAGCGAGTTTTGAGGGTCCTCTACGCgctgtcttttttttttttttttttttttttaattaNTAATTCTATTTTTACCAAACCCGGTGCCTTTTCGCGTGAGGCAATCCTTTTTAGCCTATATTCGCTTGTCGTAAGCAAATATCcgcatttttttaatccttaaaaaaagaataataataataaaactgaCCCATAGATGATGCCAAGGTAACTGTAAAAACTGATCCCCCCGCCAgccttttcaaaatttactatttcgaatataaatatatttccaaataattatttatttacaaaaaaaaataataataaaaagaaaaatagggaagtggggttttttttttttttttttttttttttttttttttttNtgaagattcaaaaaatggattattttcaatattctcACATTCCGACAAATGTGATTGTTTGCTAACATTTGTTCAAGTAAAccaccatttttcttctcttctttttgaCTAAAATTCCCCCATTTTTATTCTcctttttaatcattttattgcaaatttatatattttatagcTTGCTTTGTTCGGTTTTGTCCTTTGCTTTGACTTTTGTAACTCGGATTTGACCAAATATAGAATTGTGAACATAATCTTACATAATCAATTTCACTCGTTCTCATGTCGGGCAAATAGGTAACTTGTTTCCTTAAATGTTGGTTTTGAGACTTTAATAACAAAGTCCCTCTCTTATAAGCATCAAAAGAACTTAGTTTTTTTGTTAGCCCATAAAAACATTGTTCATTAAAAGGTCGGTGATGCTTAAGAAATTAGATGTCATCGATTctcttgtaattaattatcttaattCAACCATTCCTACCAAAGCTTTGGGCCAAGTTAGTGTTCTTTAGCCTCTTCAGCCCAATTTAATGGCTCAATTATCCCTTGGGTGGGAAATTATGTTGCATtgcttaaaaataaataaatgtgtaattataaatatataaaaataagtatacgagtttaaaaaaaaaaaaaaattacctgaTATATTTACCAGATTAGAGTCACACAACtaaagctcactgctagcagatattattctttttagtttttttcctttcgaacttcccttcattttaaaacgcgtctaccagagaaaagtttttaaacatttataagaaatatttcgttttaCTATCTAATTGATGTACGATCTCACACACGTATAATCTTAGTTAGGGGTATTTTTGTCgtaatatgattaaaaattctattaaaatatatataaagtcatttttacaaaatctcaaattttttgGGTCATTTTTCGAGGAAGCAGCGAAAGTTGGGGAGTGAAAAAACTGGTCTAAAAAGACAGTTCATCCGCCAATTATCTGAACCATATACGACAAACTATGTTCAATGACAAATATACCCTTCATTATCCACATAAATTTCACAATTGTCCTCAAATCAAAACGAACAATCCCAATTATCGGATACCCTCCGGCGGAAACATAAAACTTCCCCACGCAAGGACCATAAAGGCACCTGAatgttctttatttattttttaccacGTTCCATTTGCCATTTGAATGTACCATTGAAATAAGAGCCATAATGAAGGGTATTTACGTCATTTTATTCAAATCCAACGAACTACGTCGTTAATCTCATTACCTGTATAGCAAacgtaatttttattaaaataataatgcaactttggttttattaaaaaaacataaaaataatgacCAACATTTTCAAGAAAACGCTCGTTGATATAATCATATCAAAAAAACGAGTCCTTGTCAATATAGCAAGTTTCACATTAGAGCCAAAATTGTGACTGAATCACAGTGTATAAACCAttcatttaaagaaaaaacgcAAAACTTAATCAACACGACACGTCAATGATGAGTTAATAGTGTTTATAAATAAACGAACCAACGAAAATAAAACTCGACCAAATGCATGCATGGGAATTGAAAAGGGTCAATGTAATTACAAattccattaattaatttttataaaatatagagaattattattattatttattagtaTTAATAATCCTTAAAAGAgggagataaaaaaaaaaaagatggattAATTGATGGTGATGGATCAATCATTGATCACACGTATGTAAATATAAAGCTAGAGAGACAAAGTGATTATTTTAGAGTGAGAAACCAATTCAAGAAAgccaaaattaatttttttaaaaaaattaccttaaaaaattaaaagaagaaaaaagattagtttttaatttaatttaatttaattagggGGGAGAGAGAAgctgttatttatttattttatttattaaaaattttcaactttcaaacttgattgattaattaattaattaagttttttaaaaaaattatttaaattttgttagatACTCACATGGCATGTGAGCAACAGCTGTGCCCATTCTCTCAACTTGATAAATACCCTTCTTACCTTCCTTACTCACCCTTTTGActcttctctctcatcccatttttcttctctctctaaccaCCAAAAcccactttctctctccctctctacCAAAAACCAGAGTTACTGAGctctccttcttcctctctaATGGCGGAATTCAAACCCTAAACTGTTCTTCACCTTCTCTGTTTTCTTGTTAACATCAAAACAATGATACCCTTTTTTCTCAGGCTctgtttcttccttcttcttcttcttcttcttcttcttctttccttctctgCTTCCTCTgcaacttcttcttcttcttcttcctctcatGGAGACACCCAGAAGCTTAtttccttcaaatcttcacTTCCAAGCCCAGCCCTGCTTCAAAACTGGCTCTCCAATGCCGACCCATGTTCCTTTTCTGGTATTACTTGTAAGGAAACCAGAGTTTCTGTCATAGACTTGAGCTTCTTGTCTTTGAGCTCTAATTTCAGCCATGTTTTCTCCTTGCTTGCGGCGCTCGACCATTTGGAATCGCTTTCTCTCAAATCCACTAACCTTACTGGCTCCATTTCTTTGCCCTCTGGATTCAAGTGTAGCCCTCTGCTTTCCTCTGTAGATCTGTCCCTCAATGGCTTATTTGGGTCTGTTTCTGATGTTTCTAACTTGGGATTTTGCCCCAATCTCAAGTCGCTTAATCTGTCCTTTAactattttgattttccacTTAAAGACTCTGTCCCACGATTCAACCTCGATTTGCAGGTCCTCGATCTTTCTTCCAACCGGATTGTTGGGTCGAAATTAGTTCCATGGATTTTCTCTGGTGGGTGTGGTAATTTGCAGCTCTTGGCATTGAAGGCCAACAAAATTAGCGGCGAGATTAATCTCTCGTCGTGTAATAAACTCCAGCATTTGGATATCTCCGGCAACAATTTCTCTGTGGGTATTCCGTCCTTAGGCGATTGCTCTGTTTTGGAGCATTTGGATATCTCCGGCAACAAGTTCACCGGCGACGTCGGACATGCTCTCTCGTCTTGTCTGCAACTCACCTTTCTGAATCTCTCCAGCAACCAGTTCGTGGGTCCAATCCCTTCGTTTGCATCTCCCAATTTGTGGTTCCTTTCGCTTGCTAACAACGATTTCCAGGGGGAGATTCCTGTAAGTATTGCAGATTTATGTTCTAGTTTGGTTCTGCTCGATCTTTCTTCTAATAGTTTGATTGGGTCTTTACCTTCTGCTATGGGGTCTTGTTCTTCGTTGGAAACATTGGACATTTCGAAAAACAACCTCTCTGGTGAGCTCCCCATCGCCGTTTTTGCCAAAATGAGTAGTCTCAAGAAACTCTCTGTTTCCGACAATAAGTTCTTCGGGGTTTTGTCGGATTCTCTTTCTCATCTCTCCACTTTGAATTCTTTGGATCTGAGTTCTAATAACTTTTCTGGGTCGATTCCGGCGGGGCTCTGTGAAGACCCTAACAACAGTTTGAAGGAATTGTTCCTCCAGAACAATTGGTTAACAGGTCGAATCCCTGCAAGTATTAGCAATTGTTCTCAGCTGGTTTCTCTTGATTTGAGCTTCAACTTTCTGAGTGGGACGATCCCTTCCAGCTTGGGTTCACTTTCCAAGCTCAAGAACTTGATCATGTGGTTGAATCAGCTGGAGGGGGAGATCCCATCTGATTTCAGCAACTTTCAGGGGCTTGAGAATCTGATCCTGGATTTCAATGAGCTCACTGGCACAATCCCTTCAGGGTTAAGCAACTGCACCAACTTGAACTGGATTTCGTTGTCGAATAACCGGTTGAGCGGAGAGATTCCAGCCTGGATCGGCCGCCTCCCGAGCCTCGCCATCCTTAAACTCAGCAACAACTCGTTCTATGGTCAGATTCCTCCGGAGCTAGGCGATTGTCGGAGCTTGATCTGGCTTGACCTGAATACCAATCTGTTGAATGGAACAATCCCTCCTGAGTTGTTTCGTCAATCAGGTAACATTGCTGTTAACTTCATTACAGGGAAGTCTTATGCTTACATTAAGAACGATGGTAGCAAGCAGTGCCATGGCGCTGGAAATTTGCTCGAGTTTGCTGGAATTAGACAAGAACAAGTGAACAGGATTTCAAGCAAGAGCCCCTGCAATTTCACCAGAGTTTATAAAGGAATGACTCAGCCAACCTTTAACCATAATGGCTCCATGATTTTTCTTGATCTTTCCCATAATATGTTGTCTGGTAGTATCCCTAAGGAGATTGGTTCTACAAATTATCTATACATTTTGGATTTGGGACATAACAGTCTCTCGGGACCGATCCCGCAGGAGGTCGGTGGCTTGACGAAGCTCAACATTCTTGATCTATCAAGCAATGAGCTTGAAGGATCAATTCCATTGTCTTTGACAGGACTTTCCTCCCTCATGGAGATTGATCTGTCCAACAATCATCTCAATGGTTCGATACCCGAATCAGCTCAGTTCGAAACGTTCCCAGCGTCGGGATTTGCGAATAATTCTGGCCTATGTGGGTATCCTCTCCCTTCATGTGGGGTTGATTCAGGAGCAAGTGCAAATTCTCAGCATCAAAGATCTCATAGGAAACAGGCATCCCTTGCAGGGAGTGTTGCAATGGGGCTACTCTTCTCGCTTTTCTGTATTTTCGGACTGATTATTGTCGTTGTCGAGACGAGGAagcaaaggaaaaagaaggattCTACTCTTGATACTTACGTCGAGAGTCATTCACCTCCAGGCACGACGACCACGGTTAACTGGAAGTTAACCGGTGCTCGTGAAGCATCGAGTATTAGTCTTGCAACATTTGAGAAGCCACTTCGGAAGCTTACATTTGCTGATCTCCTCAAGGCTACGAATGGCTTCCACAACGATAGCCTGATTGGTTCGGGGGGTTTCGGCGACGTATATAAGGCTCGATTGAAGGATGGAAGCACTGTCGCGATCAAGAAGCTGATTCATGTCAGTGGACAGGGTGATCGTGAGTTCACTGCAGAAATGGAAACCATTGGCAAAATCAAACACCGAAACCTGGTACCGCTTCTGGGCTACTGCAAGGTTGGAGAAGAACGGCTGCTCGTGTACGAGTACATGAAATACGGAAGCTTAGAAGACGTTTTACACGACAAGAAGAAGGGTGGAATCAAACTGAATTGGGCAGCAAGAAGGAAGATTGCCATTGGAGCTGCAAGGGGACTGGCTTTCCTTCACCACAATTGCCTACCTCACATCATTCACAGGGACATGAAATCAAGCAATGTGTTGCTGGACGAGAACTTAGAAGCCAGAGTCTCAGATTTTGGAATGGCTAGACTAATGAGTGCCATGGACACCCATTTGAGTGTCAGCACATTAGCCGGAACGCCCGGTTACGTCCCTCCCGAATATTACCAGAGCTTCCGGTGTTCTACAAAAGGCGACGTTTACAGTTACGGTGTCGTCATGCTCGAGCTCTTAACAGGAAAGCGACCCACAGACTCTGCTGATTTCGGTGACAACAATCTCGTCGGATGGGTAAAACAACACGCCAAGTTGGACCTAACCGATGTGTTCGATCGCGAACTGATAAAGGAAGATCCAAGCTTGAAGATAGAGCTTTTAGAACACTTGAAGGTAGCTGTTGCGTGCTTAGACGATAGGTCGTGGCGGCGTCCAACGATGATCCAAGTAATGACAATGTTCAAGGAAATCCAAGCAGGGTCGGGGATGATGGATTCCCAATCCACGATCGGAACCGAGAACG includes these proteins:
- the LOC111804306 gene encoding systemin receptor SR160-like, which produces MIPFFLRLCFFLLLLLLLLLLSFSASSATSSSSSSSHGDTQKLISFKSSLPSPALLQNWLSNADPCSFSGITCKETRVSVIDLSFLSLSSNFSHVFSLLAALDHLESLSLKSTNLTGSISLPSGFKCSPLLSSVDLSLNGLFGSVSDVSNLGFCPNLKSLNLSFNYFDFPLKDSVPRFNLDLQVLDLSSNRIVGSKLVPWIFSGGCGNLQLLALKANKISGEINLSSCNKLQHLDISGNNFSVGIPSLGDCSVLEHLDISGNKFTGDVGHALSSCLQLTFLNLSSNQFVGPIPSFASPNLWFLSLANNDFQGEIPVSIADLCSSLVLLDLSSNSLIGSLPSAMGSCSSLETLDISKNNLSGELPIAVFAKMSSLKKLSVSDNKFFGVLSDSLSHLSTLNSLDLSSNNFSGSIPAGLCEDPNNSLKELFLQNNWLTGRIPASISNCSQLVSLDLSFNFLSGTIPSSLGSLSKLKNLIMWLNQLEGEIPSDFSNFQGLENLILDFNELTGTIPSGLSNCTNLNWISLSNNRLSGEIPAWIGRLPSLAILKLSNNSFYGQIPPELGDCRSLIWLDLNTNLLNGTIPPELFRQSGNIAVNFITGKSYAYIKNDGSKQCHGAGNLLEFAGIRQEQVNRISSKSPCNFTRVYKGMTQPTFNHNGSMIFLDLSHNMLSGSIPKEIGSTNYLYILDLGHNSLSGPIPQEVGGLTKLNILDLSSNELEGSIPLSLTGLSSLMEIDLSNNHLNGSIPESAQFETFPASGFANNSGLCGYPLPSCGVDSGASANSQHQRSHRKQASLAGSVAMGLLFSLFCIFGLIIVVVETRKQRKKKDSTLDTYVESHSPPGTTTTVNWKLTGAREASSISLATFEKPLRKLTFADLLKATNGFHNDSLIGSGGFGDVYKARLKDGSTVAIKKLIHVSGQGDREFTAEMETIGKIKHRNLVPLLGYCKVGEERLLVYEYMKYGSLEDVLHDKKKGGIKLNWAARRKIAIGAARGLAFLHHNCLPHIIHRDMKSSNVLLDENLEARVSDFGMARLMSAMDTHLSVSTLAGTPGYVPPEYYQSFRCSTKGDVYSYGVVMLELLTGKRPTDSADFGDNNLVGWVKQHAKLDLTDVFDRELIKEDPSLKIELLEHLKVAVACLDDRSWRRPTMIQVMTMFKEIQAGSGMMDSQSTIGTENGGFSVDIVDMSLKEVPEPEGK